The Zeugodacus cucurbitae isolate PBARC_wt_2022May chromosome 4, idZeuCucr1.2, whole genome shotgun sequence genome includes the window ATTTGAAGATAGCCTCTTTCGGTTCAGGAACAATGGGCTCGTCTTTCTCCTCCTCCTCGGCACCCCAGTTGACCTCAGTGGGATCATCCCATCCGGTACTAGCGGCCATCATTGGAGCTGCAGCAATCGGTTCCGGTACACGTTCTTCCACGtctatttcaatatataaattattgtaattCTTAACACATGGTCGTTTCATGCTAACCTTCATCGCTGTCACTGAATGTCTTATCACGCGACAACTCCTTCTCTACTTTAGATTTAGCAGCCACACCTGCCTGCGCACCGCCTGCGTCCTCCTTGTCACTGTCATAGAACGAGTCCGAACTTGGATTTTCCTACAGCGcgaattcgaaaattaattatttgttcataaattatatataaatatatcttgtACTCACCCCTTGTCCCGAAGCATCTGTACGCATAGAGATGGAACTAGCGGAACGTGCTAATTCCTGTACACCCATAATCTCTGCCTCTTGCACCCATTCATCGACATTAATGCCACCCTCACGCAAACTCTGCAAGCATGCCTCAGCCTTGGCCTTCTCCGTCTCAGAGCGGCGTATCAAATCTCTAAACTCTTCTATTTTCGTGTCCAAATCTGGTCCATTAGGATCGTTTGGATCACTGCGTTGTCCCGAATCACGTAGAGATACACAAATGGCTAATTTCTTCGCAGCTTCACGTATAGCTACGTTCTCCTTCACCACACGACCCGCCAAATTCCTTGCTTCTTTCGTAAGCGTCTCTGATGCCGATTCATGTTCGGTGGTAATCTTTCGTATCGGATCATTATCGCACGGTTCGAAGTCATATTGTATATGTTGTTTTAATACTGGATAAAAGAGATAACAGCACTGTAGATTGTATTCACGCGTCAATTGTTGTGCCTGATCGCGTATTTTGCCGAACGAATTCTGTGTGGCCGAACAGGTGAGCAATTCGGTGCGGCCCATCAGTGTCAGGTACTCGGCTACTCGTTCAAATACATAATTCTCCATTGTGGTCATCGTTGTCTGCAGATCGACGGTGAAGTAACGATTCTGATGTGCATTCGCTGCGGCCAAACTAAGTATGTAGTCATTGCGTGCGCCCGTCGACTTTTCTTCCAGCAATTCTTTGCGCGATGTCACACGTGCGCTATTCTTTTGTAGCGAAGTGATCGATTGGAAGAATGAGCCCTTCTTTTTCTTTAGTTTCTCCTCAATATCTCGTGCTTTATCACGCACATCATGTGCACAGTGCTCCTCGTCGAAATATTGCTTTTTTGTCTTATCGACATCGGAAACGCTGAGATGCAATTCTTTTTGGACATTCACTATCTGGGAGAGCGCCCTTTTCGAAATGGCCAGTTTGTAGTCGCGTAGCACCTTAGCTTCGTCAGCAATCTGCTGCTGGAATACTTCAATGGCTGCGAGGCGAGCGCGTGCCAGCTTTTCATTCTCTTCAAGTACAGTACGCCAAACGCTCCACATGTTCCTATTTGAAGAAAAGTAATTAATAacttatttaatacattaataatTGCACTATAGTTAATTAGTTGAAGGAATCGTTTTACgattgcaattttgtaatagtGGCGAGAATCAGAAGAAAAACTTTGAGgagttaattttcaataatatgaCTTCATTTCTTATCGCGTCAGCTATAATAAGTAATAGGACTAGACCAAAAAGAAATGTGATAATAATTTCTAATACAAACTATCGTTAAATAATTAGTTGTATCCTCTTAGTTCGAGtcgacatatgtacatttatcaaATTTTCCTTTCTCCATCGGTGCCAAATGTACACATTGaacaatgaaaagaaaaaaaaccgcATTTAACTCCTTACAATTTATTGAGGTCTGAGGATCGTAACATAACtacattaatatacatatgtcaggAAAAGTGAGTTTTATAGATATGAATCATTGATAACATTCAAATTCAGCCTTATATCCTTTTTAACAGCTTCTTCCGATCTTTCGAGCATTTTGgtctttaataaattatatcatATAGGCAGAGTATTGAATCCAttctttgtgattttttttctaaattaaagcTTCCacaacattaatttaaaatactgttgtatgtatgtttgtaatgaataaactcaaaaactactctgccattggaaagctacattcaccccgagtaacataggctatattttttgcaagaatctcaactttctggaaatagtttcctggtgagggtatcaaaaaactACGTGATGGATAGTCTTaatctgaaaatgaaaatcgtcttgcaagtcattctcttcgcatcgcaatcgcttgCCAGAGAGTCAAGTAATGAGCGcacgcagctgcttgctgaacaaaatttcaaaacctcccaattacgcgcttgagagtcgaatACGGAGCGTgtacagcggcttgaagaacaaaaaataatagggcgagctctgagcgttcccaacgccttcataatcagagagaaagacatcggacactaaaggctagaggtcgtaatcaagttttagctcattgcaaattaaatataattaaatgaacccacgcaagaaacgggaaagtacatacatatataatatataggagagtgtgtaaaaacttataacttttgaaatgtttgtttaaagccgtgcgaagccggagcggtctacTAGTTTTTACATAAAGACACCAAACTTCATGATATCCCACCAAGGGTGAGACCAACAAGAATTAAGCAGTCGACTAATAAGTTTCATAATAAACTCGTTACCGCCAATAAAGTCATCAGAATATTTACCGGAAAACCCActgtaaaattttaacaatgAATTATTTCTTCTATAATTCCGTACGAATTAAGTTTAACATAATGTCTGTAACAGAGTAGCGTCTACAAAGAAAAGCTCTCAGTAGCCCAGaatatacaaaattgaaaacataatgGGTTACTTTTGAGGACAGCAATAAGCTGCTATATAAACACGTTCTGATAATTGTCCTATTGTAAGCACTCAACCTTTAACCAGTTATTTCATATCTCATGTAAGCTAAGCTGGTAAGCAATAACAAACTTAAAGCCTTTTTAGACAAATGACCATGTTAGCAGTAACAGTGCGATATGTGGGACGATTAAAACCTAAACGAATTTTAACAGGGATGATATGATATGTGGGACGATTCCAACGCAAAAATAAAGTGGGTGAGAGCAAGTGTGATAGAGACAAGATTGTGACACGCCAACAAGGATATGTCGTCATAACAAAGAGAATAAGAagagaaaacaaagaaaaactgtCAAATTCACATTTAAATAGTAAACAAACACAGAAACATTTCTCCaaacttgtaaaataaattaattatattattagttTATACTGAAACATTATTAGTGAAACGAGTGGTTTGTTTTctatttgtatatgttttcaACATCATTGCAACTTAAATGGATGatgtattattttgttgttttcttgcttTTTATGACGTCATTACCAAAtgcgaaacaaaaaatatttaagctcAAGAAAGATAGGGAAATTTACTGTAAAAGTAGGAGGCTTCATATCTGAAGTACGACCGATAAGGATTGGTGTACCGCCGGagagtgttttagggccaacttcATACATAAGATAATATAttcagcagaccttccaatatatgtatagacagcagaaataaatatatatacatatatccaaactccgagatcacccaaaccgatcggctaatgctttagtacattcctgtaatcaatcacgtataaaaagaagagatatacctgcatactaaagagcaacaaCTCTTGTTAGTTTTAAgcttgtttagttttaattagatttaAGAATTTATAACTTATTATTAGGCTTCAAAAAGCAGAttcaacaaataatgaaatattgaaaaaaagttgaagaaaaaTTATCCGTATTTATAAATAGAATCTTTCTCTTTTAAGGCAATGTTGACTTATATGGTTGACTTATGCCTTCTTTCGGAAAAATTAACCGTAGCTAGTATATATTACGTTCAGGAGATTAAAAAGTCACCTACCTATATAACCATAAGCATGAACAGTTGGTGatacataatacatatgagGTGCTGTTGTATTATTTGTAGTGTGTCAAGGTCAAGGTTGAGTAGCTTTACGAAAAGCAGTGgacaacaattttataaatagtttaACACTTTCTAGTAGAAACAATCAGCGGATcacaacagaaaaaaaaatagtttgtacATAGTACATTTAAACAAGGAAGGACAATACCATTACCAGCAACACTTAGCAATATATACACATGCTATTTGTATGTCATTCATACAATTTGCCAGTGTGTATCAGCAGTTTAAGTTTCGAAATTGCAAGAGGAACGTAGTGAACGTTTGTTACTCTCTACTCACCATCTCTCCTCCATGCCCTCCATTTTTATGTCGGGTATATTTGGTATTTTCTTATTCAAATATTGCGAAGAGATCTTCAGCAACGATTCGCTGTATGTTTTCTCAATGGCGGAACGTTTGATGGTGAACTGTCGGATGTCCTCGAGCAGATCGCATTCATGTTGATTCTTTAATTGCAATTTAGCCACTTGCTCTGTGTGTAAATTCTTTAAGAATTTCACATAATTTCCCTGTTAAAGATAAAATGCACCGTTAGAGGAGAAAAGATGcgagtaaatttaaataactgcacgtacaaacaaacatttaagcATTTGAACACGTATatgataaaagcaataaaataatatataaataataaaaatagttgtaagcACAGGCAGTTTTCATAGTAGGTGCATAAGCAATTCAGACACGTCTAGCGAGTAGCATGCAAACTAATTAATTCAACTAAATACGATAATGATGGATGAAATAAGATATTAATAACAAACGCAAATGTGTATTcctttataacttaattttattgcaattaaatacagttgaacttccataactcgaacttttataaCTGATAgttctccataaatcgaactcttgaattgccaATAGTagtcaaattacatacaaattactttccataactcgaaagtCTCTCGAACTTCAAGTTTTTGTGTATATCCTTGTGTTTCCATAGTAACTTAATTCTGACAAAAACTACTTAATTAGTAATGGgtaatgtatttaatttcaattttccaaaGATTATCCAACTATTATTGGTGAacggatttttatttttttctaaatctttctatgatataaaaacatattacatATCTAAATATGGGTTTCACAAATTATATTCGGGTGCCTATCGTCTGCATCATTTAGTGAAAATTGTCCTTATTATCCACCCAACCCCGCCACTAAAAAGTTTTGTTATTCGCAACTTCTAAAGCTAGATATACCAGCCAAACTTGATAAACACATTTCCCATTATAACCCACTTCTGGttgacccataattgggcgacgccacgcccattttccattttgtaaaaaaatctgagtgcagcttccatctgccatttcttatgtgaaatttagtgtttctgacgttttgcgttagtgagttaacccacttttagtaattttcaacttaacctttgtatgggagatgagcgtggttattatccgattttgtGGGgggtaagagaatcgactgcagaaagtttggtttatatagcttcattggtttgcgagatatatacaaataactgatttgggggcggggccacgcccacttccccaaaaaaattacatacagatatgccccttcctagtgcgatcctttattccaaattttactgttataactttatttatggcttagttctgacactttatgtgtttttggttttcgccattttgtgggcgtggcagtggaccgattttgctcatttcgaaagcaaccctctcatggtcccaaggaacatgtgttccaagtttcattaagatatctcaatttttactcaagttacagcttgcatggacggacggacggacggacggacagacggacagacatccggatttcaactccactcgtcatcctgatcatttatatatatataaccccatatctattttttttatttcttggtgacacaaacaaccgttatgtgaacaaaactataatactctgtgcaacaggttgcgagagtataaaaaactccGAACTTATTTCACCAATATTTGACATTAatcgttaaaataaataatacccaAGAAAAAATCACTAATCAATGTGTCTTAAAATCCTGATTATTTCGTAATAACTCTAGAAGTGTGTTAATCTTGCCTATTGAAtacttttaatgaattgtttcaATGTATTGAACATggcttaaaagaaatattttaattacctttGCTTTGAATATTAACAGAGCTTTAAAAGCGGACTTATTTGAAGTCTCAATTCCGGTATTATCAGTTTAACATTTAATGAAGTTCCCTAAATGTTTTAAGAAAGAAACTCTTTCGTGGAAGTGCACTCAAAAGATTtgaaacattaataaaatttagataATAAATCCGTTTCTGTAGAATTCTAaccaaatatatgaatatattaaacAACACTATTCTTCTTGGACCACCACTGTTCTTGACAGCAAATATGAGTTGGGAATATTATGAAGTACAGGTTTTTAGCTCGCGGGGCAAAGACTGAAAGAATAAGTAATGATTTTCGGACAGAACTCCTACACAGAACTACCGGAATATACCTAAATCAAAAGCAGTTCCTGCCTTGAATCCAATAAACTCATCCGATTAATAAGTTCGTACATACTTAAGTATTAGTACAATGTAtaagaaacaaaatataaagttaGAAATTGGATTGAAAAGATTACATCTAAAAACTAGGTTAGGGAAGATTGCAAAGATAATACTTCGATTTTTCCTTTATTGgatgaaattttaaaagtttccaGAACTGATTATCTggatttcaaaatgaaaaagtCTCAATCAAAAAGCTTTCAAATACAGTggacaaaaataacaaataagtcTAATagccaattaatttaaattagtcaAGGACTATTCAAGactcatatattttgtaatatacaatttattttctttttgttaactaaaaagtgcattaaaatttataagtacatattaatttatttatatatgtatatatttataataaatatatttattgctataataCGTGTGCTTAACTAAAATTGGAACAATAATTGCGGAAATATAAACGCGTAGGTGTCAATTCCCTCGCCTTCTTGTGActacaaatcaacgaaacacggAACAGTAAATGACAACATCGAGAACGGTAACGAAAAGGGGAAATAAAGAGTGAGTACACTACAAAGACACATATTAACACGAGagaaacgtacatacatacatatatgtaaatacacacacacatgtacatacatttttcagcCAAATTCATGGGGGCGGAAACTTACCTTACGTGGCGGGGGCTGCATTTTCGAGTGTGTTTACTTGGAATTGCACTCAGTGCAACCACTTCAAAGTAgatttggaaaaataatattctaaTTGCTTATttagtttatgtttttatattgctTTGGTGACGCAGTTGATAGATTACGTTATGTTATTAACTACCCTTAGCAATCgaatgttttcaatttaaacGAGAACATAATAGCTAAAAGAAATTTCGAAGGAACAAGGACATGAATATCAAAAGGAAACATAGAATAGCAATTTCACACAAATAATCATAGCTTAACAGAAAACATTTTGatagtatatttgttgttgtttcttttcacattttttttttttttggtagagAGAGGCACTAGAATTTCGGAGGAATATAATCACACAAGGAATGCAAAAGGGATATACTGCGCGATAGGAAATTTTCGAGTTATTATATAAGCACATGTAACTGACGGAAAGGCCGTGCAGACTCGTGTATACTGGAGCGCTTTTGCGGAACGGCAAAAGTAATGAATTAGCAATGCAGCATAGCACTAAAAAGCAGTCACATACACACTTTATGTAATGAGAAGAATAAGAATAtacatttctaattttttacacCACTgttttttagtgaattttaCATGCATATTTCCAATTTCTCTGctttaaataatgatttttcttTCGGGCACATCAGCAAGTATCGCACaagcatattatttaaatactttgcaaatacatatttatttatgagcataaaataaatgtcttaaaTATTCTCATATATTGTTGATTTATCACAGTAGCAGGCAAAATTGCGTTTATTTAATACAGAATATTATGCTAACACTTTTCTTCGACATATCCACTTCGTTGTGCTGTcgttttttcatttaaacaaattacTTAATAATATGCTCTACACAGATTTTCACTTTTCTGCTCAActgctattaaatatttaaattccttTACATTAagataacttttttttggccAGGCTAAGCAAATTTTTCAGCGAAAATTACGGTCGCGCAGTCTGAAAATATCTGATTTTCCTGCCAACTTATCGATTTCGTGAGGTTGCGTTGaaaatttcttttcaaatttcttCTTCCACTTTTCTCATTGGAAGTCGtaacacacattcatatgcaCGCACTTGAAATAGCGCTACGTTTAGGTATTTCCTAGTCGTTTGGCAGACTAACCGACTGAATGACAGGCTGATACACTCAACTCCCGTATAACTAAACACTGCGAGGCGTGCAAGCGTGGCGCTAAAGCCTACGCTTTTCTAATGGTAACCACAGTAATTTTCAGCTGTCTCTGTGGGTAGTATTAGGACGTCGAAATTCCACAGCAATTGGTAGTTAGTAGAAACCATTCATTCATATGACAACTGGAAGCAAATAGTTGAGCTTCCAACCCACACTCATGTGGACGCATGCGCAATGCAAATATCCTTTGCCCACGATTTTATCTCTTTTAGTACGCTCTGCATCATGGTTACTGCTTTGTCCTTTCCTTGAATTTGTTTTCACTTTCATTACTTTGCCTATTTATAGTTAGCGCCACCAGCTGTAAGTATTACCAATATATTTCTCCGTTTGCTGTTTGTAATCCAACGCTTATCGCGTTGTCATCAAGTTGCCATAAACTTGGTTGCGTGACGATGAGGTAATATTTGTTCTGATAATTGTTATACACGGTCAGCAGCTGTGGAATTCAATTGGCTGGTTTATAGGCTATACAAAACCAGAGGTCAATGTATCGTCaaagtatataataataaaactgcATTTGTTGTTTATGAGTTTACTGAAAGCATCAtccttattattattgttattattatatttttaatagaataaaAGTTAATTCATTACACTTTATGACACGTCtacaactgaaaataaaaaaaatgttttcaccaAATTCAGCATGACCAAACGTTATAAATTTGAGTAGTTCTGCTTTTTGAgtgaataatatgtatattttatcagCTACATTCCGGGTATTTAAGCACTTATCGAGTGGTTGTGATAAGGTAATAAATACAAACAGTCACGTATACCCCAAATAGCATaggtaaatattttacaattttattcgaaactggaaaatacataacttaatattatttcaaataaccaggcgaatattttaaatacatatatttgtatacacatatgaatgtactttcgaattttaatttcgatttgatTACGTTcacaaaatactatatataatttcatgaaCCCTTTTTACAATTTGAAGttgaaagaaacaaaaaaaaaactgtattcactaataacaaatgttgaaaattcactattattactatttttataactttataaaattaaactttataaTAGCTGCAGTTTATGTGGCTGCACATAAATTACTTCTTTAGCTGCTGCGTCCGCAGTTTGTATGGTATATGGTGCAATTGTTGGGTCAAAGAAAGCTTCTAGTCTGGTGCCGACTTTTATATGTGCTGCCATGTCGACATCAATTACAATACGTACATTATCAGCAATTTCACTATTTACATTGTTTTTCTCGCACTGCTCCAACTCCACTGTTGCTATGTGCACACCGTAAGCTTCGTGTAATTCTAATACACACATACGCGTACCGTTCTGTAGTCCCAGTTTTTGGTCATTCTGTAAGAAATTGCGTTCTATGCGGTTTGCTTCCTCTAACTTTTGCAAACGCTCCGCATATCCTCCTTGGATATATGGCTTTTTCTTTTGGTAAAATGTTATTGGATGAGCTTTCACTTTGGCAGCAGCACTTTCACGTTCAATTAGCGCAACTAATAATTCCAATTCTGTGGGTGCTGAGCTCTTTTGGGTGGCAGTAATGCCATTCTTTGGGGTGCGCATTGGTGAACCATTTTCTGATGAAGAAGACGACCATTCAATGGATGTATCTGCATTGTCATACTGTGATGAATAGTTTTTTGTCGgtgtcttttgttgttgttcagttGGTGTACTAATTTCTTGAAAGCTACTCTGGCAACGTAATATTGAAAAGGTCTTACGCACTTTACACCATGGAGAGCGATTTATACTATTATTGTCTGATGGAATATTCCTGCTACCCAAGGTGGTTCTTATTTCTCCGTGCGTTTCGATGCCTTTACTCAATTTTCGCTTAATACACAAGTTAGGCAATTTCGATTTTCTTGCTGACCGCGAGCACTTTCTACTAAGAGGAGTTGAGACACCATTGTCAACGTGGCTTGTATTCAAAAAACTTTGACAATTCTCGGTGGAATACTCGTCATCGCTACTCCAGGTTATATCCACAGATGCAGTCTCACTTTGTTTGGACAAGTTATGGCGGGAAAATATTGTATTCTCTTCGTCACTGCTACAATCCGATATTCTAAGCTCAGGAGATTGTCGTTTGGGACAGCATGGAATAGCCATTgtttcatattattaaaagtcaaagaaaacaattaattttattgtggacgctctgaaaatattatttgttatcttttgtaaataaaataataacaattaaacaTATGATTTCGTAGAGTTGCCAAAGGCTTCATATATGCAAAGTTTTTCCGATAGATGGCCGCATACATTTCAAGTTTGACCAACTTTAACGttttaaaactattaaaatataatacttatagcacgtaaaggaaaatataatttaacgtCATTGCTATCAAAAACTGAATAAAACAAGATATCGAAACACATATGACGCTGTTTACAGAtgtaaacacatatttatatatacctttATGTACTGTCCCGATCCGCATTTAATCAAAAGGTTTAGGCTAGGATAGCCAATTGTTAATGTCAACATCGAAGTGATTTAAAGCTAATTAACATGAAATCATCAAGTGCGACTCTGATTTAGCGCCTTCTGTTTGTCACATTTTGCTTAATCACAGCTGATTTTGACGATATGAGatacaaataattcaaatagaTAATCTTGAAATAAACTCGGTGACGCGATTAATATTATGTTCCATTaagtgataataaaaaaaaaagaaataatggcagaggtttcaagaaaaaaaagagTAAATTGGAGTGAGGCTGCCGAAGCCGATCTAATACAGTTCTGGGCAATGAACATGGCAGAGCTTCGAACAGTTAAGagaaatatgcatatacatCAGGAAATAGCGAAGGACATGACTTCAATTGGCCATAAATATACGGCTGTGGAAATTagggtaaaaattaaaaatttcaataaaagatACAGGTAGGTAATAAATTATGATGTAAAACgtcataattaaatataatattttgtttaattttaggatGGAGAAGAAGAATATAGGTCCATCGGGTATTTCAACTTGGATACATTTCGATGCGGTCCACAAAGCAATAACCGgctacaaaagtttttgttCGGACGAGCTTGCGGAGGACAGTATTGTGggtaagtgtgtgtgttgtaagtgTATTGAAGTAGGTTCCATAATTCATACT containing:
- the LOC105218573 gene encoding protein nervous wreck isoform X7, translating into MKKRQHNEVDMSKKSGNYVKFLKNLHTEQVAKLQLKNQHECDLLEDIRQFTIKRSAIEKTYSESLLKISSQYLNKKIPNIPDIKMEGMEERWNMWSVWRTVLEENEKLARARLAAIEVFQQQIADEAKVLRDYKLAISKRALSQIVNVQKELHLSVSDVDKTKKQYFDEEHCAHDVRDKARDIEEKLKKKKGSFFQSITSLQKNSARVTSRKELLEEKSTGARNDYILSLAAANAHQNRYFTVDLQTTMTTMENYVFERVAEYLTLMGRTELLTCSATQNSFGKIRDQAQQLTREYNLQCCYLFYPVLKQHIQYDFEPCDNDPIRKITTEHESASETLTKEARNLAGRVVKENVAIREAAKKLAICVSLRDSGQRSDPNDPNGPDLDTKIEEFRDLIRRSETEKAKAEACLQSLREGGINVDEWVQEAEIMGVQELARSASSISMRTDASGQGENPSSDSFYDSDKEDAGGAQAGVAAKSKVEKELSRDKTFSDSDEDVEERVPEPIAAAPMMAASTGWDDPTEVNWGAEEEEKDEPIVPEPKEAIFKCTALYSYTAQNPDELTIVENEQLEVIGEGDGDGWLRARNYRGEEGYVPHNYLDIEQDTAVNGSSGNQLRSQISFSSVDYTVDNEDQTVDSMQSPDQVSVIMAPQKRKSDVLYCIALYDYDATAEDELTFEEGQIIKIVTKTAHGVDDGWWEGELDGKFGNFPSLVVEECDENGEPMSEGGDESPPPTAPPSFALPPAPALPPEYAHELTEDMFESQDTADDDSGYIPNGGAPSMPPPVLIQEPGMEDDISDDGNPPPSLPPPALNVGPSKEDGTDKSFPPVGESDGGGAAAATAKTASSDDDKPVKQKKMEPKPVVQAAADENENHEDDTHSSDQDPDSEAKTLQEAEDPFNEKGSAANAGDGFEANFEANFDANFDDAFAGGAQSADVNAELSADDVQAPKQVVGGRASIPEELDSNQLARLQNLKESNA
- the LOC105218573 gene encoding protein nervous wreck isoform X10 yields the protein MKKRQHNEVDMSKKSGNYVKFLKNLHTEQVAKLQLKNQHECDLLEDIRQFTIKRSAIEKTYSESLLKISSQYLNKKIPNIPDIKMEGMEERWNMWSVWRTVLEENEKLARARLAAIEVFQQQIADEAKVLRDYKLAISKRALSQIVNVQKELHLSVSDVDKTKKQYFDEEHCAHDVRDKARDIEEKLKKKKGSFFQSITSLQKNSARVTSRKELLEEKSTGARNDYILSLAAANAHQNRYFTVDLQTTMTTMENYVFERVAEYLTLMGRTELLTCSATQNSFGKIRDQAQQLTREYNLQCCYLFYPVLKQHIQYDFEPCDNDPIRKITTEHESASETLTKEARNLAGRVVKENVAIREAAKKLAICVSLRDSGQRSDPNDPNGPDLDTKIEEFRDLIRRSETEKAKAEACLQSLREGGINVDEWVQEAEIMGVQELARSASSISMRTDASGQGENPSSDSFYDSDKEDAGGAQAGVAAKSKVEKELSRDKTFSDSDEDVEERVPEPIAAAPMMAASTGWDDPTEVNWGAEEEEKDEPIVPEPKEAIFKCTALYSYTAQNPDELTIVENEQLEVIGEGDGDGWLRARNYRGEEGYVPHNYLDIEQDTAVNGSSGNQLRSQISFSSVDYTVDNEDQTVDSMQSPDQVSVIMAPQKRKSDVLYCIALYDYDATAEDELTFEEGQIIKIVTKTAHGVDDGWWEGELDGKFGNFPSLVVEECDENGEPMSEGGDESPPPTAPPSFALPPAPALPPEYAHELTEDMFESQDTADDDSGYIPNGGAPSMPPPVLIQEPGMEDDISDDGNPPPSLPPPALNVGPSKEGESDGGGAAAATAKTASSDDDKPVKQKKMEPKPVVQAAADENENHEDDTHSSDQDPDSEAKTLQEAEDPFNEKGSAANAGDGFEANFEANFDANFDDAFAGGAQSADVNAELSADDVQAPKQVVGGRASIPEELDSNQLARLQNLKESNA